In Ornithorhynchus anatinus isolate Pmale09 chromosome 17, mOrnAna1.pri.v4, whole genome shotgun sequence, the following proteins share a genomic window:
- the LOC114817755 gene encoding NKG2-A/NKG2-B type II integral membrane protein-like gives MEKKQVTYSELIVRNSSQQPDGRLQIHKNKDASTEQEVTYAGMKNSKLSQQRQHRKSKNIPNSGPEQQATYTEVKNANPSQHRQHRRNKDAQKTGLESDQQLTYTDLKLPGHPQLQGRCEIGQSKDSLSPPWRFIAGILGILCFGLVATMAIMALRIFWSEYSEMK, from the exons atggaaaaaaaacaagTCACCTACTCAGAGTTGATTGTTCGCAACTCATCCCAGCAGCCAGATGGGAGACTGCAGATACACAAGAATAAAGACGCTTCCACTGAGCAGGAGGTGACCTATGCAGGGATGAAAAATTCCAAGTTGTCTCAGCAGCGGCAGCACAGAAAATCAAAGAACATTCCAAACAGCGGACCGGAGCAACAGGCGACCTACACAGAGGTGAAAAATGCAAATCCATCTCAGCATCGACAACACAGAAGAAATAAGGATGCCCAGAAGACAGGTCTTGAGAGTGATCAGCAGTTGACCTACACAGATCTAAAACTGCCTGGTCATCCTCAGCTCCAAGGCAGATGTGAGATTGGACAGAGCAAAG ATTCCCTGTCCCCTCCATGGAGGTTCATCGCTGGGATTCTGGGGATCCTGTGCTTCGGGCTGGTGGCCACCATGGCAATTATGGCTCTACGGATTTTTTGGAGTGAGTACTCGGAGATGAAATAA